In the Candidatus Nitrospira nitrosa genome, one interval contains:
- a CDS encoding multicopper oxidase domain-containing protein, with protein MSDSKKWTRPGIWGFAASLILAGALPAGAIMSHDAHIAQDSKQDLAKPVHAQAGPVLMDKMSKAVEQVERQVHSKGPFQGASAHAMQQGVLLVADDMDKVKVTQGGRCPAHAPVRAYDVTAMNVEITVNRFGDFYPGFMYVLTENVAGVRDEETKNKAARESEDPSFAGGAVSNGLQGDLIQPLVIRANQGDCLRITLRNQIEGEPTNIIINGSQMLVTSTGKPATANNPEALVASGKAGEFEWYIQPDTQEGGHAFHSHASRDQYSLGLLGSLVVEPRGSRFLSPFTGEEMKSGWEAIIDKDKGSDFREFVIFYHEAGDETFRLLNRKGDMLPQRDAHTDTYRPAARLLNYRSEPHGTRLEMQEHLVGFADESQGYGSYTFGDPATTIPRSYLGDPATFRMIGGSEIVHSHHLHGGSIRWARQPGTSKLDPTLSKNGPVKFPLINDTSDRLDVQSIGPSEIYDEVIEGGSGGLQALAGEFVFHCHIPQHYVTGMWGFWRVYNTLQAPGFQTDVMKPLAELPDRKGKIKQAVSSDKLVGTTVDWYGGKKWEITKDKTDWKANPVKVSIKDWVEYMLPPQGLPGKTEDQVKQAQANDPTVVNWKWEGALALNEPETPHKWADYVSPTPLKRPAITFDPQTGKLAFPWLRPHLGKRPPFAPNHGGAPWLEPFRVREDGTRDTEPPKPGAQGPWSLCPENAPRKFFTIHSITLPVTLKPATAKTAALVDPIAMLYVLHEEEAEVRNNPKKQVPLVIRGNVYDCVDVIFKNEIPDDARTGWSNKINLHPHFFQFDTSASDGPTIGFSYDMSLRAFTMLKDPQPDKGMPLPGNTVLAADTKAGSRSIAVADTSKFHVNTELGVGMDDPKYFEVARIKAINGKTITFDAPLKHAHKKNDIASVEFIRERWYVDVDLGTVYWHDHVFGTDTWGHGLFSAFITEPPRSTYHDPVSGKEIRSGPVADIHTLEPVSAHIRGSFREVMMHIMDSNARTAELITTDNPQAKVGAVTVDGPPSHQFPEKINKSPMWFLNGGEATTGSGYGMRVEPLSVRLANNPDPSKLFVSGIHGDPGTPLLRAYLGDPILVRALVGSANEVHTWHVTGHWFPMERYAKDAMPRSTVHLVIGERYDPAIPAAGGPQKQAGDYLYYSGRASHFAEGSWGIFRVFDELQGDLKPLPGREQIQKSAASVCPAEAPVKTFNVSAVDQQIRYHDGAPGVMEVDLERKMVFGNEQGKMYVLDGDRGRVKAGELKPSPLTLHVNVGDCVKVNLKNEMAKDRAGFHVDMMAFDPKDSFGANVGNNPGDQTVAPGQSKIYTYYAHPEYGELAALIQDWGNVVENPRNGLFGSIIVGPKGSRYRDPVTGEDVTMKSSWRADVLVDRTLSGNENRKNYRDFSLMFQDEDNIVGVSFMPYIQQVAGITAVNYRSEPTAWRMEKGCDIPEVFACVKAGETPSTPLLQAHVGDPVAVHVLGAFSEQVQLFTIDGHEWPHEPYMQGADQVSTMEFGGSEIINAHLTGGAGGPNRIAGDYIWKNQRPAYANAGQWGLFRVLPTDDQRIKPLTPQVPPTKTAKQNGKAKASPASLNVK; from the coding sequence ATGAGTGATTCAAAGAAATGGACGAGGCCGGGAATCTGGGGATTCGCTGCCAGCCTGATTTTGGCTGGGGCGTTGCCGGCTGGTGCGATCATGTCGCACGATGCCCATATTGCTCAGGATTCGAAGCAGGATCTGGCAAAGCCGGTCCATGCGCAAGCTGGTCCAGTGTTGATGGACAAGATGTCAAAAGCCGTCGAACAGGTTGAGCGGCAGGTTCACAGCAAGGGACCGTTCCAGGGAGCCAGTGCTCATGCGATGCAGCAGGGTGTACTCCTTGTTGCAGATGACATGGATAAGGTGAAGGTGACACAGGGTGGACGATGCCCAGCCCATGCGCCGGTTCGGGCCTATGACGTGACCGCGATGAACGTCGAGATCACGGTCAACCGTTTCGGCGATTTCTATCCGGGCTTCATGTATGTCCTCACTGAGAATGTGGCGGGCGTGCGTGACGAAGAGACGAAGAACAAGGCGGCGCGCGAGAGTGAAGATCCCAGCTTTGCTGGTGGGGCGGTCTCGAACGGCTTGCAGGGCGATTTGATTCAGCCGTTGGTTATCCGGGCTAACCAGGGTGACTGCTTGCGGATTACCCTCCGCAATCAAATCGAAGGTGAGCCCACGAACATCATCATCAATGGGTCTCAAATGTTGGTGACCAGCACCGGCAAGCCGGCCACGGCCAACAACCCAGAGGCGTTGGTGGCTTCAGGGAAAGCCGGTGAGTTTGAGTGGTACATCCAGCCCGACACACAAGAAGGCGGCCATGCTTTCCACAGCCATGCCTCGAGAGACCAGTATTCCTTAGGGTTGCTTGGTTCGCTCGTGGTGGAGCCACGGGGATCTCGTTTTTTGAGCCCCTTCACCGGCGAAGAGATGAAGAGCGGTTGGGAAGCCATCATCGATAAGGACAAGGGATCGGATTTCCGCGAATTCGTGATTTTCTATCATGAAGCCGGCGACGAGACATTCCGACTCTTGAATCGCAAAGGCGACATGCTCCCGCAGCGCGACGCCCATACCGATACCTATCGGCCGGCAGCTCGATTGCTCAACTATCGCAGTGAGCCGCATGGGACGCGCTTGGAGATGCAAGAGCATCTCGTGGGTTTTGCCGATGAGTCGCAGGGCTATGGGTCCTATACGTTCGGTGATCCAGCGACCACGATTCCGCGTTCGTACTTGGGCGATCCTGCGACCTTCCGTATGATCGGTGGGTCAGAAATCGTCCATTCGCACCACTTGCATGGTGGATCGATTCGTTGGGCCAGACAGCCAGGAACCAGTAAGCTGGATCCGACGCTGTCGAAGAATGGTCCAGTCAAGTTTCCGTTGATCAACGATACATCGGATCGCTTGGACGTGCAGTCAATCGGACCGTCCGAGATCTATGATGAAGTAATCGAAGGTGGATCCGGTGGGTTGCAAGCGTTGGCCGGAGAATTTGTGTTCCATTGTCATATCCCGCAGCACTACGTGACGGGTATGTGGGGGTTCTGGCGTGTGTATAACACGCTGCAGGCTCCCGGGTTCCAGACCGACGTCATGAAGCCGTTGGCAGAACTGCCTGATCGAAAGGGCAAGATCAAGCAGGCGGTCAGCTCCGATAAGTTGGTTGGCACCACGGTTGATTGGTACGGCGGGAAGAAGTGGGAGATCACGAAGGACAAGACGGATTGGAAGGCCAATCCTGTTAAGGTGTCCATCAAGGATTGGGTTGAGTACATGCTTCCGCCTCAGGGGTTGCCTGGGAAGACGGAAGATCAGGTGAAGCAAGCTCAAGCAAACGATCCGACGGTGGTGAATTGGAAGTGGGAGGGTGCCTTGGCTCTCAACGAGCCGGAAACTCCTCACAAGTGGGCCGACTATGTGTCACCCACGCCGTTAAAGCGTCCTGCGATCACGTTTGATCCGCAGACCGGCAAGCTGGCGTTCCCGTGGTTGCGTCCGCACCTCGGAAAGCGTCCGCCCTTTGCCCCGAACCATGGTGGAGCTCCCTGGCTGGAGCCGTTCCGTGTTCGTGAGGATGGGACAAGGGACACTGAACCACCGAAGCCTGGTGCACAAGGTCCCTGGAGCTTGTGCCCGGAAAATGCTCCACGGAAGTTCTTTACGATCCATTCGATCACCTTGCCGGTGACACTGAAGCCGGCGACGGCGAAGACGGCAGCGCTCGTCGATCCGATCGCCATGCTCTATGTGTTGCACGAGGAGGAAGCGGAGGTTCGGAACAACCCCAAGAAGCAAGTACCGTTGGTCATACGCGGCAACGTCTACGATTGTGTGGACGTCATCTTTAAGAATGAAATTCCGGACGATGCGCGGACGGGCTGGTCGAACAAGATCAACCTCCATCCGCACTTCTTCCAGTTTGATACGAGCGCATCCGATGGTCCGACCATCGGCTTCTCGTATGACATGTCGCTCCGGGCCTTTACCATGTTGAAGGACCCGCAACCGGACAAGGGTATGCCGTTGCCAGGGAACACTGTCTTGGCGGCAGATACAAAGGCCGGTTCACGGAGTATTGCCGTTGCCGACACCTCGAAGTTCCATGTCAATACGGAACTGGGCGTTGGTATGGATGATCCGAAGTACTTTGAAGTGGCCAGGATCAAGGCCATCAATGGGAAAACCATCACGTTTGATGCGCCATTGAAGCACGCACATAAGAAGAACGATATCGCCAGCGTGGAGTTCATCCGTGAGCGCTGGTATGTGGATGTGGATCTCGGAACGGTCTACTGGCATGATCACGTGTTTGGTACGGATACGTGGGGTCATGGGCTCTTCTCAGCCTTCATCACGGAGCCTCCACGGTCGACCTATCATGACCCGGTCAGCGGCAAAGAGATCCGGAGTGGTCCTGTCGCGGACATCCATACGTTGGAGCCGGTTTCGGCCCATATTCGTGGAAGCTTCCGCGAAGTCATGATGCATATTATGGACAGCAATGCCAGAACGGCGGAGCTGATTACGACCGATAATCCTCAGGCGAAGGTTGGAGCGGTCACGGTGGATGGGCCGCCGTCGCACCAATTCCCGGAGAAGATCAACAAGTCTCCGATGTGGTTCTTGAACGGTGGAGAAGCCACGACCGGCAGCGGCTACGGCATGCGTGTTGAGCCGTTGAGCGTGCGCCTTGCCAACAATCCGGATCCGTCGAAGCTGTTCGTCTCCGGAATCCATGGTGATCCCGGTACTCCATTACTGCGGGCCTATCTCGGCGATCCCATTTTGGTTCGGGCGCTGGTTGGCTCCGCGAATGAAGTCCATACCTGGCATGTGACTGGGCACTGGTTCCCGATGGAACGCTATGCCAAGGATGCCATGCCCCGTAGTACTGTGCATCTGGTGATCGGTGAACGGTACGATCCGGCCATTCCAGCGGCCGGTGGACCGCAGAAGCAAGCGGGCGATTACCTCTACTACAGTGGCCGCGCCTCGCACTTTGCGGAAGGGAGCTGGGGTATCTTCAGAGTATTTGATGAATTACAGGGCGATTTGAAGCCATTGCCTGGGCGTGAGCAGATCCAGAAGTCTGCAGCGTCCGTGTGCCCGGCTGAAGCGCCAGTGAAGACGTTCAACGTGTCGGCGGTTGATCAACAGATCCGGTACCATGATGGAGCACCGGGTGTCATGGAAGTCGACCTCGAGCGGAAGATGGTCTTCGGCAACGAGCAGGGCAAAATGTACGTCCTCGATGGGGATCGTGGTCGGGTCAAGGCCGGTGAGTTGAAGCCGAGCCCACTGACTCTGCACGTCAACGTCGGTGATTGTGTGAAGGTCAACCTGAAAAACGAAATGGCCAAGGATCGGGCTGGGTTCCACGTCGACATGATGGCGTTTGACCCGAAGGACTCGTTCGGTGCCAACGTTGGTAACAATCCTGGCGACCAGACGGTTGCGCCTGGCCAGAGCAAGATCTACACCTATTATGCCCATCCGGAGTACGGTGAGTTGGCCGCACTCATTCAAGATTGGGGTAATGTGGTAGAAAACCCGCGGAACGGGTTATTCGGGTCCATCATCGTTGGTCCGAAGGGTTCACGGTATCGTGATCCGGTGACCGGCGAAGATGTGACGATGAAGAGCAGCTGGCGGGCCGATGTGCTCGTTGACCGGACCCTTTCAGGGAACGAGAATCGGAAGAACTACCGAGACTTTTCCTTGATGTTCCAGGACGAGGATAACATCGTCGGGGTCAGCTTCATGCCCTACATCCAACAAGTGGCAGGGATCACGGCGGTGAACTACCGCTCGGAACCGACTGCATGGCGGATGGAAAAGGGTTGTGACATCCCTGAGGTCTTTGCCTGTGTAAAGGCCGGGGAGACGCCGTCGACTCCGTTGCTCCAGGCTCATGTCGGCGATCCAGTGGCGGTTCATGTCCTGGGTGCCTTCAGCGAACAGGTGCAGCTGTTCACGATCGACGGCCATGAGTGGCCGCACGAACCATACATGCAGGGGGCTGATCAGGTCAGCACCATGGAGTTTGGTGGCTCAGAAATCATCAATGCCCACTTGACTGGTGGCGCAGGCGGTCCTAACCGGATCGCTGGTGACTACATCTGGAAGAATCAGCGTCCGGCCTATGCCAACGCTGGGCAGTGGGGTCTTTTCCGGGTGCTCCCGACGGATGACCAACGGATTAAGCCGTTGACGCCTCAGGTGCCTCCGACCAAGACGGCCAAGCAAAATGGGAAGGCCAAAGCCTCTCCCGCTTCGCTGAACGTCAAGTAA